One genomic segment of Amycolatopsis granulosa includes these proteins:
- a CDS encoding PPE domain-containing protein produces the protein MATFDSSKYDIPELVAKLRDQRFDGYQPEQLAQVVEKFRDGPGPAGITTAVDALKSISAALAGTEEALRTQLKALGVDWESHAAGQASAVVAREAGFSGAATAKVEQAARMMFEQAEAFTRTRNKLPAPEDLRKAGGYTFGDSVFSIFGFETDHAADVRAAEEAKAQAVDALNAYAHDSGNYVGSASTVDAPEPISLVSAPGAGLSPVTGASPVPGTSVTQAQGTQDVPPVPPPGGGPAGVTGPAGATGPAPFAGEPARPGGGTAGTATAGAGEPGPGATGFAGREPGGPGSAAAPVRPSGAGGGPAAAGGAAGRTGSTAGAAGPGLRGAPGWEAQLGPAPQIAAGPGPVRGPGEPAEGRPATGGGARAGLGAGEGVPRGPAAGELARGRAAGALPPVTTTPTAVGPGFAAVRAPGGPGALAEATPALGAAGASGALTGEDDRPGRAGRATAGHRIHQVPMGDLPEEEEARLARRGGHTPDPAATRAILEPAAPPDGAVDGEDAGSAVRRFGVDDTDLFADRRDVAPDTIGDR, from the coding sequence GTGGCCACGTTCGACAGCAGCAAGTACGACATCCCGGAGCTCGTGGCGAAGCTGCGGGACCAGCGGTTCGACGGCTATCAGCCGGAGCAGCTCGCGCAGGTCGTGGAGAAGTTCCGGGACGGCCCGGGCCCGGCCGGTATCACCACGGCGGTGGACGCGCTGAAGTCGATCTCCGCCGCGCTGGCCGGCACCGAGGAAGCGTTGCGCACGCAGCTCAAGGCGCTCGGTGTGGACTGGGAGAGCCACGCGGCCGGGCAGGCGTCCGCCGTGGTCGCGCGGGAGGCCGGGTTCTCCGGCGCGGCCACCGCGAAGGTCGAGCAGGCCGCGCGGATGATGTTCGAGCAGGCCGAGGCGTTCACCCGGACCAGGAACAAGCTGCCGGCGCCGGAGGACCTGCGCAAGGCCGGCGGCTACACCTTCGGCGACAGCGTGTTCAGCATCTTCGGGTTCGAGACCGACCACGCGGCCGACGTGCGGGCCGCGGAGGAGGCGAAGGCCCAGGCGGTGGACGCGCTCAATGCCTACGCCCACGACAGCGGCAACTACGTCGGCTCGGCGTCCACGGTGGACGCTCCGGAGCCGATCTCGCTGGTGTCCGCGCCCGGCGCGGGGCTGAGCCCGGTGACCGGTGCTTCGCCGGTGCCGGGCACCTCGGTGACGCAGGCGCAGGGCACGCAGGACGTTCCGCCCGTGCCGCCCCCGGGTGGTGGCCCGGCCGGGGTGACCGGGCCCGCGGGCGCCACCGGCCCCGCCCCGTTCGCCGGTGAACCCGCGCGACCCGGCGGTGGCACGGCCGGCACCGCCACGGCCGGTGCCGGCGAACCGGGGCCCGGCGCGACCGGGTTCGCCGGCCGGGAACCGGGCGGCCCCGGATCGGCGGCGGCGCCGGTGCGGCCCTCCGGTGCCGGCGGCGGGCCGGCCGCGGCCGGCGGTGCCGCGGGGCGAACGGGCAGCACGGCGGGTGCGGCCGGTCCGGGTCTGCGCGGCGCACCAGGCTGGGAAGCACAGCTCGGTCCCGCCCCACAGATCGCCGCCGGCCCGGGACCGGTCCGTGGCCCCGGTGAGCCGGCCGAAGGGCGGCCCGCGACGGGCGGTGGAGCTCGCGCCGGTCTCGGTGCGGGCGAGGGCGTTCCCCGCGGACCGGCGGCCGGGGAACTGGCCAGGGGCCGGGCCGCCGGAGCGCTTCCCCCGGTCACGACCACGCCGACGGCCGTCGGCCCCGGGTTCGCCGCGGTGCGGGCCCCGGGTGGTCCCGGCGCGCTCGCCGAGGCCACGCCCGCGCTCGGCGCCGCCGGGGCGAGCGGGGCTCTGACCGGGGAGGACGACCGGCCCGGTCGCGCCGGCCGCGCCACCGCGGGGCACCGGATCCACCAGGTCCCGATGGGTGACCTGCCCGAGGAGGAGGAAGCCCGTCTCGCCCGCCGCGGGGGGCACACCCCGGACCCGGCCGCGACCCGCGCGATCCTCGAACCCGCCGCCCCGCCCGACGGTGCGGTGGACGGCGAGGACGCGGGGAGCGCCGTCCGGCGCTTCGGCGTCGACGACACCGACCTGTTCGCCGACCGGCGGGACGTGGCACCGGACACGATCGGCGATCGATGA
- a CDS encoding HAD-IA family hydrolase gives MTGWVVFDYGEVICGRTTALPELAATLGVPLGDFEPHYWRLRDGYDRGSSDLEYWGGIGAALGVAVDESTADTLTGIDIRGWSDVQPASLELVAGLSEAGVPLALLSNAPSSFARFAERQDWMRHFRVRVFSGDVGVAKPDPEIFELLVARLGVPAGDCVFFDDRQSNVDGARAAGLRAHRWDGAEAARAVL, from the coding sequence GTGACCGGCTGGGTGGTGTTCGACTACGGCGAGGTGATCTGCGGCCGGACGACCGCGCTGCCGGAGCTGGCGGCCACGCTGGGCGTGCCGCTCGGCGACTTCGAGCCGCACTACTGGCGGCTGCGGGACGGGTACGACCGCGGCAGTTCCGATCTGGAGTACTGGGGTGGGATCGGCGCGGCGCTCGGCGTCGCAGTGGACGAGTCCACCGCGGACACGCTCACCGGCATCGACATCCGCGGCTGGTCGGACGTCCAGCCCGCGTCCCTGGAGCTGGTGGCCGGGCTGAGCGAGGCCGGTGTGCCGCTGGCGCTGCTGTCGAACGCGCCGTCCTCGTTCGCCCGGTTCGCCGAGCGGCAGGACTGGATGCGGCACTTCCGGGTGCGCGTGTTCTCCGGCGACGTGGGCGTCGCCAAACCGGACCCGGAGATCTTCGAACTGCTCGTCGCCCGCCTCGGCGTGCCGGCGGGCGACTGCGTGTTCTTCGACGACCGTCAGTCCAATGTAGACGGAGCACGTGCGGCGGGCCTGCGCGCGCACCGCTGGGACGGCGCCGAGGCCGCGCGGGCGGTGCTCTAG
- a CDS encoding threonine aldolase family protein, with amino-acid sequence MIDFRSDTVTRPDDEMRRAMAAAEVGDNVIDVDPTVRELEERAAAVLGMPAALWTPSGTMANLVALSVHLQRGDRFLAPKNAHVLTNELGSAAWLAGGMPEALEHDGGPGRPKPETVAAATGARGGPYYTLRTTLLCLENTHNAAGGAVIPPHEHAQLLSTARQAGLRVHLDGARIWHAAVALGLPPAALTVGVDSVSACFSKALGAPAGSVVAGSREFVERARRVRQMLGGGMRQIGVLAAACLIALDRVPLLAEDHDKARRLAHGLRELGWEAETPETNIVLAPVADISVTLASLQAQGVLALPMAGKVRFVLHRDVSAADVDEALRRIKAGGHP; translated from the coding sequence TTGATCGACTTCCGCTCTGACACCGTCACTCGTCCGGACGACGAGATGCGCAGAGCGATGGCGGCCGCTGAGGTCGGTGACAACGTGATCGACGTGGACCCGACGGTCCGGGAGCTGGAGGAGCGGGCGGCCGCGGTCCTCGGCATGCCGGCCGCGCTGTGGACCCCCAGCGGCACGATGGCCAACCTCGTCGCGCTGTCGGTCCACCTCCAGCGCGGCGACCGGTTCCTCGCGCCGAAGAACGCGCACGTGCTGACCAACGAGCTGGGCTCCGCGGCCTGGCTGGCCGGTGGCATGCCCGAGGCGCTGGAACACGACGGCGGTCCGGGCCGCCCGAAGCCGGAGACGGTCGCGGCGGCCACCGGTGCCCGTGGCGGCCCCTACTACACGCTGCGCACCACGCTCCTGTGCCTGGAGAACACCCACAACGCGGCCGGCGGCGCGGTCATCCCGCCGCACGAGCACGCGCAGTTGCTGTCCACCGCCCGGCAGGCCGGTCTGCGGGTCCACCTCGACGGCGCCCGCATCTGGCACGCCGCCGTCGCGCTCGGCCTGCCGCCCGCCGCGCTGACCGTGGGTGTGGACAGCGTGTCCGCCTGTTTCAGCAAGGCCCTCGGCGCGCCGGCCGGGTCCGTCGTCGCGGGCAGCCGCGAGTTCGTCGAGCGGGCCCGCCGGGTGCGGCAGATGCTCGGCGGCGGCATGCGGCAGATCGGGGTGCTCGCCGCGGCCTGCCTGATCGCGCTCGACCGGGTTCCGCTCCTGGCCGAGGACCACGACAAGGCCCGGCGGCTGGCCCACGGGCTCCGGGAGCTGGGCTGGGAGGCCGAAACCCCGGAGACCAACATCGTCCTGGCCCCGGTCGCCGACATCTCGGTGACGCTCGCGTCGCTGCAGGCGCAGGGCGTGCTCGCGCTGCCGATGGCCGGCAAGGTGCGGTTCGTGCTGCACCGGGACGTCTCGGCCGCGGACGTGGACGAGGCGCTGCGCCGCATCAAGGCCGGTGGTCATCCGTGA
- a CDS encoding transglycosylase SLT domain-containing protein has protein sequence MPPEWNDVQTRAQQVEKLDPARIQAVADQFTQASKDSADHSAALRNASAALGGGTWSGPAADAFFDYVRKIGDAGKKVNDHLDEVAGELANLQTSLADVKHQVDTIRQQAQRNIEDANSDAVTRARDAEAREREVREGRAGATMPAPTSAEIMAANAQRTSGIAAAARDEIQGLLAGANNQISRVMDLVRKDVEGGYASVPRLRGKPTPMKSTGGLHGGGSGGGGGGGGGGGLGPSGGPPGGHPPGTVRQWIEEAIRILQAAGVPVTEADTDKIWAIIEKESGGNPNAINLWDSNAKAGHPSKGLMQCIDSTFNSYKLPGHDDIYSPVDNIIAGVRYTFGRYGGFDGHPGLKSMAHGGGYRGY, from the coding sequence ATGCCGCCCGAATGGAACGACGTCCAGACCCGCGCGCAGCAGGTGGAGAAGCTCGACCCGGCGCGCATCCAGGCCGTCGCCGACCAGTTCACCCAGGCCTCGAAGGATTCGGCGGACCATTCGGCCGCTCTGCGCAACGCGAGCGCGGCCCTGGGCGGCGGCACGTGGAGCGGTCCCGCCGCGGACGCGTTCTTCGACTACGTCCGCAAGATCGGCGACGCGGGCAAGAAGGTCAACGACCACCTGGACGAGGTCGCCGGGGAGCTGGCGAACCTGCAAACGTCGCTGGCCGACGTGAAGCACCAGGTCGACACGATCAGGCAGCAGGCGCAACGGAACATCGAGGACGCCAACAGCGACGCGGTGACCAGGGCGAGGGACGCCGAGGCGCGGGAACGCGAGGTCCGCGAGGGGCGGGCGGGCGCGACGATGCCCGCGCCCACGTCGGCCGAGATCATGGCCGCCAACGCGCAGCGGACGAGCGGCATCGCGGCCGCCGCGCGGGACGAGATCCAGGGTCTGCTCGCCGGTGCCAACAACCAGATCAGCCGGGTGATGGATCTGGTGCGCAAGGACGTCGAGGGCGGTTACGCGTCGGTGCCGCGGCTGCGCGGCAAGCCGACGCCGATGAAGAGCACCGGCGGGCTGCACGGCGGCGGCTCCGGCGGCGGTGGTGGCGGTGGTGGCGGTGGTGGCCTCGGCCCGAGCGGTGGCCCGCCCGGCGGCCATCCCCCGGGAACCGTGCGGCAGTGGATCGAGGAGGCGATCCGCATCCTCCAGGCCGCGGGCGTTCCCGTGACCGAAGCCGACACCGACAAGATCTGGGCGATCATCGAGAAGGAGTCCGGCGGCAACCCGAACGCGATCAACCTGTGGGACAGCAACGCGAAAGCCGGCCACCCGTCCAAGGGCCTGATGCAGTGCATCGACTCGACGTTCAACTCCTACAAGCTGCCCGGCCACGACGACATCTACAGCCCGGTGGACAACATCATCGCGGGCGTGCGGTACACGTTCGGCCGGTACGGCGGCTTCGACGGCCACCCCGGCCTGAAGAGCATGGCCCACGGCGGCGGCTACCGCGGCTACTGA
- a CDS encoding RNA polymerase sigma factor, producing MVADRGWASEQLIRAAQDGDLESITAVVHGADSHVRRFAARLCATPQDAEDAAQEALLVLYRKIGSLRATAALASWMFRIVRNECLRRLRRPAGPDEVSPTVASAEDEVLKRLEAERVAQAIRALPDIQRRVLTMRDVLGYPGRTVAEALGLSTAAMKSHLHRARVALRLSLTTETPDGREVQP from the coding sequence ATGGTGGCCGACCGCGGTTGGGCGAGCGAGCAGTTGATCAGGGCCGCGCAGGACGGGGACCTGGAATCGATCACCGCGGTGGTGCACGGGGCCGATTCGCACGTGCGGCGCTTCGCCGCGCGTCTGTGCGCCACGCCGCAGGACGCGGAGGACGCGGCGCAGGAGGCGCTTCTCGTGCTCTACCGCAAGATCGGGTCCCTGCGTGCCACGGCGGCGCTGGCGTCCTGGATGTTCCGGATCGTCCGGAACGAGTGCCTGCGGCGCCTGCGGCGGCCGGCCGGTCCGGACGAGGTATCCCCGACGGTCGCGTCGGCCGAGGACGAAGTGCTCAAGCGCCTCGAAGCCGAGCGGGTGGCGCAGGCGATCCGCGCGCTGCCCGACATCCAGCGACGGGTGCTGACCATGCGGGACGTCCTCGGCTACCCGGGCCGGACGGTGGCCGAGGCGCTCGGCCTGAGCACCGCGGCCATGAAGTCCCATCTGCACCGCGCCCGTGTGGCCCTCCGGCTGAGCCTGACCACCGAAACCCCCGATGGAAGGGAAGTTCAACCGTGA
- a CDS encoding PE domain-containing protein: MAEHDLAGAGQGLVPTLGALGATVPSVPADLRVDPHQLVAVANVIDAQAGALDERIRRNLADLDITAPAQDVISTTAIDAWNRLVARGGSSYAERVRAYVGNLRELAARLRQAAQSYQAGEDEKAATLRHHRPHGS, from the coding sequence ATGGCAGAGCACGACCTGGCCGGCGCCGGTCAGGGCCTGGTGCCCACGCTCGGCGCCCTCGGCGCGACCGTGCCGTCGGTACCCGCGGACCTGCGTGTCGACCCGCATCAGCTGGTCGCCGTCGCGAACGTGATCGACGCGCAGGCGGGCGCCCTCGACGAGCGCATCCGGCGGAACCTGGCGGACCTCGACATCACCGCACCGGCCCAGGACGTCATCAGCACCACGGCGATCGACGCGTGGAACCGTCTCGTCGCCCGGGGCGGCTCGTCCTACGCCGAGCGGGTGCGGGCCTACGTGGGGAACCTGCGGGAGCTGGCCGCCCGGCTCCGGCAGGCCGCGCAGTCCTACCAGGCCGGCGAGGACGAGAAGGCCGCGACGTTGCGCCACCACCGCCCGCACGGCTCGTGA
- a CDS encoding SigE family RNA polymerase sigma factor — MDEGRHDPEQDFAEYFAARRDAVRRAAYLLCGDWHRADDLAQTAFVALHRKWNHIRNRAATDAYLRRTLVRAAIDESRRPWRRERQLERLPEPEPAGARLDEQVVTRADLLAGLREVPPKQRAVLVLRYFEGLDVAGVAAVLGCSEGNVKSQTARGLARLREALGEEVEAGG; from the coding sequence GTGGACGAGGGCCGGCACGACCCCGAACAGGACTTCGCGGAGTACTTCGCGGCCCGGCGCGACGCCGTGCGCCGGGCGGCGTACCTGCTCTGCGGGGACTGGCACCGGGCGGACGACCTCGCGCAGACGGCGTTCGTGGCGCTGCACCGGAAGTGGAACCACATCCGGAACCGCGCCGCGACCGACGCCTACCTGCGGCGGACGCTGGTCCGCGCGGCCATCGACGAGTCGCGGCGGCCCTGGCGCCGGGAGCGGCAGCTGGAGCGGCTGCCCGAACCGGAACCCGCCGGTGCCCGGCTCGACGAGCAGGTCGTCACGCGCGCGGACCTGCTGGCCGGGCTGCGCGAGGTGCCGCCGAAACAGCGGGCGGTGCTGGTGCTGCGGTACTTCGAGGGCCTGGACGTGGCCGGTGTGGCTGCGGTGCTGGGCTGCAGCGAGGGCAACGTGAAGAGCCAGACGGCCCGTGGGCTGGCGCGGTTGCGGGAGGCGCTGGGCGAGGAGGTGGAGGCGGGTGGATGA
- a CDS encoding TetR/AcrR family transcriptional regulator, which yields MTSGASTPKGERRRAALVEAAAALLVEGGFDAIRHRAVAERAGLPLASTTYYFDSLDDLISAAAEHHGRAELAKGRAQLDELPAEPRRVDSVVELVLDQLLGEEPGYEAVLLRYERLVATGRRPYLRPLMRALGAELRELLTEIFARSGLVIEPEMLDELIVIVDGAVVNALIEVDPDPRAVARARLARALSKLGS from the coding sequence ATGACGTCCGGGGCGAGCACACCGAAGGGTGAGCGCAGGCGGGCGGCGCTGGTCGAGGCCGCGGCCGCGCTGCTGGTCGAGGGCGGTTTCGACGCGATCCGGCACCGTGCGGTCGCCGAACGGGCCGGGCTGCCCCTGGCGTCCACGACGTACTACTTCGACTCGCTCGACGACCTCATCAGCGCCGCCGCCGAGCACCACGGCCGGGCCGAGCTGGCGAAGGGCCGGGCGCAGCTGGACGAGCTGCCCGCCGAACCGCGGCGCGTGGACAGCGTCGTGGAACTGGTCCTGGACCAGCTGCTCGGCGAGGAGCCGGGGTACGAGGCGGTGCTGCTGCGGTACGAGCGGCTGGTGGCCACCGGGCGGCGGCCGTACCTGCGGCCGTTGATGCGGGCGCTCGGCGCGGAGCTGCGGGAGCTGCTGACCGAGATCTTCGCCCGGTCCGGCCTGGTCATCGAGCCGGAGATGCTGGACGAGCTGATCGTGATCGTCGACGGTGCCGTGGTCAACGCCCTGATCGAGGTCGATCCGGATCCGCGGGCGGTGGCGCGGGCGAGGCTGGCGCGGGCGCTCTCTAAGCTTGGGTCGTGA
- a CDS encoding redoxin domain-containing protein — protein sequence MIEPGSPAPEMVLEDTEGRTVRVSDFAGPVLLYFMRSTSCPVCQRHVRDLAERDDLTGVRVLVVVPEDRAEAAAWKARRRIPFPVLTSPRGTPHEMVGLNRKLFGSMQQSGSVLIDGEGIVRHAHGATLPTGGYDRKGIAAALRTPA from the coding sequence GTGATCGAACCCGGATCGCCCGCACCGGAGATGGTGCTGGAGGACACCGAAGGCCGGACCGTCCGCGTGTCCGACTTCGCCGGCCCGGTCCTGCTCTACTTCATGCGCTCCACGTCGTGCCCGGTGTGCCAGCGGCACGTCCGTGACCTGGCCGAGCGCGATGACCTGACCGGCGTCCGCGTGCTGGTCGTGGTCCCCGAGGACCGGGCGGAAGCGGCCGCGTGGAAGGCGCGGCGCCGGATCCCGTTCCCCGTGCTCACCAGCCCGCGGGGCACGCCGCACGAGATGGTGGGGCTTAACCGGAAGCTGTTCGGCTCGATGCAGCAGTCCGGCAGCGTCCTGATCGACGGCGAGGGCATCGTCCGGCACGCGCACGGCGCCACGCTGCCGACCGGCGGCTACGACCGGAAGGGCATCGCGGCGGCCCTGCGCACCCCCGCCTGA
- a CDS encoding pyridoxal phosphate-dependent aminotransferase — MVASASFPGPAKRADVAPFHVMEVLSAAAARQRTHGDVVSLAAGQPSAGAPEPVREAAARALRDQNLGYTVQLGIPELREAIAGHYGRRYGMTVSPEDVIVTTGSSGGFLLAFLSAFDAGARVAMARPGYPAYRNLLSALGCEVVEFATDESTRFQPTVELLDELGPIDGLIVASPANPAGTMLPPGELAAIAGWCSARGVQLISDEIYHGISYGTEPGCAWQSTAESIVLGSFSKYFAMTGWRLGWMLAPKRLHRAVDVLTGNLNICAPALAQHAAVAAFEPDSYAELDGHVAHYRRNRDLLLDGLAGIGLDRVAPVDGAFYAYADVSAHTMDSLSWCQRLLADTGVAITPGIDFDPVDGGKFVRFSFAGATADVTEGVRRLGGWLSGGTPGFP; from the coding sequence ATGGTCGCCTCAGCCTCGTTCCCCGGTCCGGCCAAGCGGGCGGACGTCGCGCCCTTCCACGTCATGGAGGTGCTCTCCGCGGCGGCCGCGCGGCAGCGCACCCACGGTGACGTCGTCAGTCTCGCCGCCGGGCAGCCGAGCGCGGGTGCGCCGGAGCCGGTTCGGGAAGCCGCCGCGCGGGCGCTTCGCGACCAGAACCTGGGATACACCGTTCAACTCGGCATCCCGGAGCTGCGGGAGGCCATCGCCGGGCACTACGGCCGCCGGTACGGCATGACCGTCAGCCCGGAGGACGTCATCGTCACCACCGGCTCCTCCGGCGGGTTCCTGCTGGCGTTCCTGTCCGCGTTCGACGCGGGTGCCCGCGTCGCCATGGCCCGGCCCGGCTATCCGGCCTACCGCAACCTGCTGTCCGCCCTGGGCTGCGAGGTCGTCGAGTTCGCCACGGACGAGAGCACCCGCTTCCAGCCGACCGTCGAGCTGCTCGACGAGCTGGGCCCGATCGACGGGCTGATCGTCGCGAGCCCGGCCAACCCGGCCGGCACGATGCTGCCGCCGGGTGAGCTGGCCGCCATCGCCGGCTGGTGCTCGGCCCGCGGCGTGCAACTGATCAGCGACGAGATCTACCACGGCATCTCCTACGGCACCGAGCCCGGCTGCGCGTGGCAGTCCACCGCCGAATCCATCGTGCTCGGGTCGTTCTCCAAGTACTTCGCGATGACGGGCTGGCGGCTGGGCTGGATGCTCGCGCCGAAACGCCTGCACCGCGCGGTCGACGTGCTCACCGGCAACCTCAACATCTGCGCGCCCGCGCTCGCCCAGCACGCCGCGGTCGCCGCGTTCGAGCCGGACTCCTACGCGGAGCTGGACGGGCACGTCGCGCACTACCGGCGCAACCGGGACCTGCTGCTGGACGGCCTGGCGGGCATCGGGCTGGATCGCGTCGCCCCGGTCGACGGGGCCTTCTACGCCTACGCCGACGTGTCCGCGCACACCATGGACAGCCTGAGCTGGTGCCAGCGCCTGCTCGCCGACACCGGGGTGGCGATCACCCCCGGCATCGACTTCGACCCGGTCGACGGCGGGAAGTTCGTCCGGTTCTCGTTCGCCGGGGCGACCGCGGACGTCACCGAAGGCGTGCGCCGGCTCGGCGGCTGGCTGTCCGGGGGAACCCCGGGTTTTCCCTGA
- a CDS encoding ESX secretion-associated protein EspG codes for MSLVLTALEFDVLWQSLRLPRAHPALRVPSAGPTHSERRRLADHAWEQLADRGLARGRRVAAEIADLVTLLANPQVAVDVWVWTDREIRGLAASNGAEAVLAVVDSGEVWLIPARPNALAESAVSVAGDRPAGVGHSVSLPHSTLRAADADARGDPRALVTALADRGVELWEAQELAGMLVGMTTRGQFGVERRGHRAGQVVAFYDTDAGRYLVQVGGHDWATVAPADNQLLAARVAELLDEG; via the coding sequence ATGAGCCTCGTGCTGACGGCGCTCGAGTTCGACGTGCTGTGGCAGAGCCTGCGGCTGCCACGCGCCCACCCGGCGCTGCGCGTGCCGAGCGCGGGGCCGACCCACAGCGAGCGCCGCCGGCTGGCGGACCACGCCTGGGAGCAGCTCGCCGATCGGGGTCTCGCGCGCGGGCGCCGGGTTGCCGCGGAGATCGCCGACCTGGTGACGCTGCTGGCGAACCCGCAGGTCGCGGTGGACGTGTGGGTGTGGACGGACCGGGAGATCCGCGGTCTCGCCGCGAGCAACGGCGCCGAGGCGGTGCTGGCCGTGGTGGACTCGGGCGAGGTGTGGCTGATCCCGGCGCGGCCGAACGCGCTGGCCGAGTCGGCGGTGTCGGTCGCCGGTGACCGGCCGGCCGGCGTCGGGCATTCGGTGAGCCTGCCGCACAGCACGCTGCGGGCCGCCGACGCGGACGCCCGCGGCGATCCGAGGGCGCTGGTCACCGCGCTGGCGGACCGCGGCGTCGAGCTGTGGGAGGCGCAGGAGCTGGCCGGGATGCTCGTCGGGATGACCACGCGCGGCCAGTTCGGAGTCGAACGGCGCGGCCACCGAGCCGGCCAGGTGGTCGCGTTCTACGACACCGACGCCGGGCGCTACCTGGTGCAGGTGGGCGGGCACGACTGGGCCACCGTCGCGCCGGCCGACAACCAGCTGCTGGCCGCGCGGGTCGCGGAGCTGCTCGACGAGGGATGA
- the purB gene encoding adenylosuccinate lyase: MTKPQIPNVLAGRYASPELVTLWSPENKVKLERELWIAVLRAQRELGVEVPDGVVEDYERVLDQVDLGSIAERERVTRHDVKARIEEFNALAGHEHVHKGMTSRDLTENVEQLQIRRSLELIRSRVAAVLARLAALAVEHAELVMAGRSHNVAAQATTLGKRFATAADELLVAFDRLDDLIGRYPLRGIKGPVGTAQDMLDLLGSAETLAELERRIAGHLGFARTFTSVGQVYPRSLDFDVLSALVQLAAAPSSLAKTIRLMAGHELVTEGFQPGQVGSSAMPHKMNTRSCERVNGLAVVLRGYASMTGELAGDQWNEGDVSDSVVRRVALPDAFFALDGLLETFLTVLDEFGAFPAVVARELERYLPFLATTKVLMASVRGGVGRETAHEAIKEHGVGVALAMREKGAGNDLLDRLAADERLPLDRADLDGLLADPISFTGVAPAQIAAVVRRVEDVLERYPEASKYVPQPIL; the protein is encoded by the coding sequence GTGACGAAACCGCAGATCCCGAACGTCCTCGCCGGCCGCTACGCGTCGCCCGAGCTGGTCACCTTGTGGTCGCCGGAGAACAAGGTGAAGCTCGAGCGCGAGCTGTGGATCGCGGTGCTGCGCGCCCAGCGGGAGCTGGGGGTCGAGGTACCGGACGGGGTCGTCGAGGACTACGAGCGGGTGCTCGACCAGGTCGACCTGGGCAGCATCGCCGAGCGGGAGCGGGTCACCCGGCACGACGTGAAGGCGCGCATCGAGGAGTTCAACGCGCTCGCCGGGCACGAGCACGTGCACAAGGGCATGACCTCGCGGGACCTGACCGAGAACGTCGAGCAGTTGCAGATCCGCCGGTCGCTGGAGCTGATCCGCTCGCGGGTGGCGGCGGTGCTGGCGCGGCTGGCCGCGCTCGCGGTGGAGCACGCCGAGCTGGTGATGGCCGGGCGGTCGCACAACGTGGCCGCGCAGGCGACGACGCTGGGCAAGCGGTTCGCGACCGCGGCCGACGAGCTGCTGGTGGCGTTCGACCGGCTGGACGACCTGATCGGCCGGTACCCGTTGCGTGGCATCAAGGGCCCGGTGGGCACGGCGCAGGACATGCTGGACCTGCTGGGGTCCGCGGAGACGCTGGCCGAGCTGGAGCGGCGGATCGCCGGGCACCTCGGGTTCGCGCGCACGTTCACCAGCGTCGGGCAGGTGTACCCGCGGTCGCTGGACTTCGACGTGCTGTCGGCGCTGGTTCAGCTGGCGGCGGCGCCGTCGAGCCTGGCGAAGACGATCCGGCTGATGGCCGGGCACGAGCTGGTGACCGAGGGGTTCCAGCCGGGCCAGGTCGGTTCGTCGGCGATGCCGCACAAGATGAACACGCGGTCGTGCGAACGGGTGAACGGTCTGGCCGTGGTGCTGCGCGGGTACGCGTCGATGACCGGCGAGCTGGCGGGCGACCAGTGGAACGAGGGGGACGTGTCGGATTCGGTGGTGCGCCGGGTCGCGCTGCCGGACGCGTTCTTCGCGCTGGACGGGCTGCTGGAGACGTTCCTCACCGTGCTCGACGAGTTCGGCGCGTTCCCCGCCGTGGTGGCTCGTGAGCTGGAGCGGTACCTGCCGTTCCTGGCCACGACGAAGGTGCTGATGGCGTCGGTGCGCGGCGGCGTGGGCCGGGAGACCGCGCACGAGGCGATCAAGGAGCACGGGGTCGGGGTGGCGCTGGCGATGCGGGAGAAGGGCGCCGGCAACGACCTGCTGGACCGGCTCGCCGCCGACGAGCGGTTGCCGCTGGACCGGGCCGACCTGGACGGCTTGCTGGCCGACCCGATCTCGTTCACCGGAGTGGCACCCGCGCAGATCGCGGCGGTGGTGCGGCGGGTGGAGGACGTGCTGGAGCGCTACCCGGAGGCGTCGAAGTACGTTCCGCAGCCGATCCTCTGA